One Euphorbia lathyris chromosome 1, ddEupLath1.1, whole genome shotgun sequence DNA segment encodes these proteins:
- the LOC136213140 gene encoding cortical cell-delineating protein-like codes for MATRAVASFAFVVCLNLVFITMVSSAKCPTDALKFKVCANVTGLLQIPPNEQCCSLISGLVDLDAAVCLCTAIKANVLGIDINIPLDLSLVLNKCNKKVAEGFQCP; via the coding sequence ATGGCAACAAGAGCAGTGGCCTCATTTGCTTTCGTGGTGTGCCTGAACCTGGTGTTCATAACAATGGTGAGCTCTGCAAAATGCCCAACAGATGCATTAAAGTTCAAGGTATGTGCGAATGTGACTGGTCTTCTTCAAATTCCACCAAATGAACAATGTTGCTCCTTAATTTCTGGTCTGGTCGATCTTGATGCTGCTGTTTGCCTTTGCACTGCCATTAAAGCTAATGTTTTGGGAATCGATATTAACATTCCACTCGACTTAAGTTTGGTGCTCAACAAATGCAACAAGAAAGTCGCTGAGGGTTTCCAGTGTCCTTAA